A single window of Nocardioides kongjuensis DNA harbors:
- a CDS encoding glutamate--cysteine ligase: MRIDFHGSAEPTLGVEWEFALVDRRTRDLRNDAAHLFARAKPRMPAPEKLHKELLKNTVEVVTGVCGTVGEAMADLRDTLQYVAGAADDLDLDLYGAGTHPFADWTGQQLTEGNRYAELINRTQWWGRQMLIWGVHVHVGLPEKDRVMPVLNGLLTYYPHLQALSASSPIWMGVDTGYASNRALMFQQLPTAGLPFQFDRWEEFEHFAHDQLTTGVIDELSEIRWDLRPAIKHGTLENRICDGVSTLADMQGLVALMHCLVVWLDERVAAGETLTTMPPWHVQENKWRAARYGVEAIVILDGDSNERLVTEDLAELVPRLEPVAARLGCEAELASVLDIATRGPSYVRQRAVAEKTGNDLVAVVDSVVTELKAGL; this comes from the coding sequence GTGCGCATCGACTTCCACGGCTCGGCCGAGCCGACGCTGGGGGTGGAGTGGGAGTTCGCGCTGGTCGATCGGCGTACCCGCGACCTCCGCAACGACGCCGCCCACCTGTTCGCCCGGGCCAAGCCGCGGATGCCCGCGCCGGAGAAGCTCCACAAGGAGCTGCTCAAGAACACCGTCGAGGTGGTCACCGGCGTGTGCGGCACCGTCGGGGAGGCGATGGCGGACCTGCGCGACACGTTGCAGTACGTCGCCGGTGCGGCCGACGACCTCGACCTGGACCTGTACGGCGCCGGCACGCACCCCTTCGCGGACTGGACCGGGCAGCAGCTGACCGAGGGCAACCGGTACGCCGAGCTGATCAACCGCACGCAGTGGTGGGGTCGGCAGATGCTGATCTGGGGCGTGCACGTGCACGTGGGGCTGCCCGAGAAGGACCGCGTGATGCCGGTCCTCAACGGCCTGCTGACCTACTACCCGCACCTCCAGGCACTCTCCGCGTCCTCCCCGATCTGGATGGGCGTCGACACCGGCTACGCCTCCAACCGGGCGCTGATGTTCCAGCAGCTGCCGACCGCGGGCCTGCCCTTCCAGTTCGACAGGTGGGAGGAGTTCGAGCACTTCGCCCACGACCAGCTCACGACCGGCGTGATCGACGAGCTCAGCGAGATCCGCTGGGACCTGCGCCCGGCGATCAAGCACGGCACCCTGGAGAACCGGATCTGCGACGGCGTCTCCACGCTCGCCGACATGCAGGGCCTGGTCGCGCTCATGCACTGCCTGGTGGTCTGGCTCGACGAGCGGGTCGCGGCCGGCGAGACGCTCACGACCATGCCGCCGTGGCACGTCCAGGAGAACAAGTGGCGGGCCGCGCGGTACGGCGTCGAGGCGATCGTGATCCTCGACGGCGACTCCAACGAGCGGCTCGTGACCGAGGACCTCGCCGAGCTCGTGCCGCGCCTCGAGCCGGTCGCGGCCCGGCTGGGCTGCGAGGCGGAGCTCGCCTCGGTGCTCGACATCGCGACCCGTGGGCCGTCGTACGTGCGGCAGCGGGCGGTCGCCGAGAAGACCGGCAACGACCTCGTCGCGGTCGTCGACTCGGTGGTCACCGAGCTCAAGGCCGGGCTGTAG
- a CDS encoding FG-GAP-like repeat-containing protein: MSNITPPGWYPDGDGMERRWDGSDWTADRRPMTRFAPADESTRVRPAPPDPPTAVPPTPSSPPAPPQGAPPAAPPAGYGHIPSLGHGGPQPPYAPTPAPPGRSRLGLWVALAVVLVLLAGAAGTLAALRPWEDDPTASGGGGEGGKDHPTAIQGDIDGDGHGDAVFYFSPDYHRTTRVTASSNGTVFTTSELAVEDSQEPEELHLDWDDDGTNEQLSWSFVDDANQLTLSSTDKEFPGDQTFRLALSSLEEFGTRIQVQAGDFDGDGSQDLALVGPNDRVVDVQVLLGDGTGGFADPVRWASLTNATIDSTEIRAGDFDHDGRADLWTRLPAEKVKDEDYTGYYSGKQGYALLTSTGKDFEVGAVAEDDLYADAYLVGDVTGDGTTSLVAVQASSYDEEVELTVYDLADGRPRAVAGFTGTSTIGQRSLQGATLSDVDGDGRGDVVFVVKALKESKFTGVQVMRSTGSVFESATVWAETPPCDSSDCRIEFPGS, translated from the coding sequence TTGAGCAACATCACCCCTCCCGGCTGGTACCCGGACGGTGACGGCATGGAGCGTCGCTGGGACGGCTCCGACTGGACCGCCGACCGGCGACCGATGACGCGGTTCGCGCCGGCCGACGAGTCGACCCGGGTCCGGCCGGCACCGCCGGACCCGCCGACCGCCGTACCCCCGACCCCGTCGAGCCCGCCGGCGCCCCCTCAGGGCGCACCTCCGGCCGCCCCGCCCGCGGGCTACGGGCACATCCCGTCCCTCGGGCACGGCGGCCCGCAGCCGCCGTACGCACCGACGCCCGCCCCGCCCGGGCGCAGCCGCCTCGGCCTGTGGGTCGCGCTGGCGGTGGTGCTCGTCCTGCTCGCCGGTGCGGCCGGCACGCTGGCTGCCCTGCGGCCGTGGGAGGACGACCCGACCGCGAGTGGCGGCGGCGGCGAGGGCGGCAAGGACCACCCCACCGCGATCCAGGGCGACATCGATGGTGACGGCCACGGCGACGCGGTCTTCTACTTCTCCCCGGACTACCACCGCACGACCCGGGTGACCGCGAGCAGCAACGGCACCGTGTTCACCACGAGCGAGCTCGCGGTCGAGGACTCGCAGGAGCCGGAGGAGCTCCACCTCGACTGGGACGACGACGGCACCAACGAGCAGCTCAGCTGGTCGTTCGTCGACGACGCCAACCAGCTGACCCTGTCCTCCACCGACAAGGAGTTCCCGGGCGACCAGACCTTCCGGCTCGCCCTGTCCTCGCTCGAGGAGTTCGGCACCCGGATCCAGGTCCAGGCCGGTGACTTCGACGGCGACGGCAGCCAGGACCTCGCCCTGGTCGGGCCCAACGACCGCGTCGTCGACGTGCAGGTCCTGCTCGGTGACGGGACCGGCGGCTTCGCCGACCCCGTGCGCTGGGCCTCGCTCACCAACGCCACCATCGACTCGACCGAGATCCGCGCCGGCGACTTCGACCACGACGGCAGGGCCGACCTGTGGACCCGGCTCCCGGCCGAGAAGGTCAAGGACGAGGACTACACCGGCTACTACTCGGGCAAGCAGGGCTACGCGCTGCTCACCTCGACCGGCAAGGACTTCGAGGTCGGCGCGGTCGCCGAGGACGACCTGTACGCCGACGCCTACCTCGTCGGCGACGTCACCGGCGACGGCACGACCAGCCTGGTCGCCGTCCAGGCCAGCTCGTACGACGAGGAGGTCGAGCTCACCGTCTACGACCTCGCCGACGGCCGCCCGCGCGCCGTCGCCGGCTTCACCGGCACCTCCACCATCGGCCAGCGCAGCCTGCAGGGCGCGACCCTGAGCGACGTCGACGGCGATGGTCGCGGCGACGTCGTGTTCGTGGTCAAGGCGCTGAAGGAGTCGAAGTTCACCGGTGTGCAGGTGATGAGGTCGACCGGCAGCGTGTTCGAGAGCGCGACCGTGTGGGCCGAGACGCCGCCGTGCGACAGCTCGGACTGCCGGATCGAGTTCCCCGGCTCCTGA
- a CDS encoding threonine/serine ThrE exporter family protein encodes MDDLRTLHRTLDLCLKVGEVLLSSGAGAADVVATMRALARTLGVRHTQVDVTFTSLAMSVQQGPDEPPVVQLRAVTQRDIDYEDLTRVDHLVRDVIAGDTDLEGARTELAQIVSSGHARPRWAATLGLGVMCGGVGLQLGGSLVVVLVATVAAICIDRLQMLMTRRRLPGFYQQVAGGVVATVLAALGTRLAEPWVHLNASLVVTANIIVLLAGIGFMGAIQDALSGFFVTGGARILEAVLATAGIIAGVSGGLSLCAAVGLEIPTLTLPRFDLVGVTAVAVGGAVGAAAFAFASYAPLRTLLPVGVLGGLGIAATEAMSEAGAGRTFAVGLSAFVIGLFGYTVGRRFRVPPLVVVVSAVVPLLPGLSIYRGLFLLGEDGGQQAAQGLLAMVTAASVAIALASGVILGEYVAQPVMREARRVEARLAGPRLVGVTRARRRGRGRTRERAE; translated from the coding sequence ATGGACGACCTGCGGACCCTCCACCGCACGCTCGACCTGTGCCTCAAGGTCGGCGAGGTGCTGCTGTCCTCGGGAGCCGGCGCGGCCGACGTGGTCGCGACCATGCGGGCGCTGGCCCGCACGCTCGGCGTCCGGCACACGCAGGTCGACGTCACCTTCACCTCGCTGGCGATGAGCGTCCAGCAGGGTCCGGACGAGCCGCCGGTGGTCCAGCTGCGCGCGGTCACCCAGCGCGACATCGACTACGAGGACCTGACCCGCGTCGACCACCTCGTCCGCGACGTGATCGCCGGCGACACCGATCTCGAGGGTGCGCGCACCGAGCTCGCGCAGATCGTGTCCTCCGGGCACGCACGGCCGCGCTGGGCGGCGACCCTGGGCCTCGGGGTCATGTGCGGAGGGGTCGGGCTGCAGCTGGGCGGCAGCCTGGTCGTCGTCCTGGTCGCGACGGTCGCCGCGATCTGCATCGACCGGCTCCAGATGCTGATGACCCGACGCCGGCTGCCCGGCTTCTACCAGCAGGTCGCCGGCGGCGTGGTCGCCACGGTGCTCGCGGCGCTCGGCACCCGGCTCGCCGAGCCGTGGGTCCACCTCAACGCCTCCCTCGTCGTGACCGCGAACATCATCGTGCTGCTCGCGGGCATCGGCTTCATGGGCGCGATCCAGGACGCGCTCTCGGGGTTCTTCGTCACCGGTGGCGCCCGGATCCTCGAGGCCGTGCTCGCCACCGCCGGCATCATCGCCGGGGTCAGTGGCGGGCTGTCGCTGTGCGCCGCGGTCGGGCTGGAGATCCCGACGCTCACGCTGCCGCGGTTCGACCTGGTCGGGGTGACCGCGGTGGCCGTCGGCGGCGCGGTCGGTGCTGCCGCGTTCGCCTTCGCGTCGTACGCGCCACTGCGCACCCTGCTCCCCGTCGGCGTCCTCGGCGGCCTCGGGATCGCGGCGACCGAGGCGATGTCCGAGGCGGGCGCGGGCCGCACCTTCGCCGTCGGCCTGTCCGCCTTCGTGATCGGGCTGTTCGGCTACACCGTCGGCCGCCGGTTCCGGGTGCCGCCGCTGGTCGTCGTGGTCTCCGCCGTCGTCCCGCTGCTGCCGGGCCTCTCGATCTACCGCGGCCTGTTCCTGCTCGGCGAGGACGGCGGCCAGCAGGCAGCCCAGGGCCTGCTCGCGATGGTGACGGCGGCCTCCGTCGCCATCGCGCTGGCCTCCGGCGTGATCCTCGGCGAGTACGTCGCCCAGCCGGTCATGCGCGAGGCGCGCCGGGTCGAGGCCCGGCTCGCCGGTCCCCGCCTGGTCGGCGTCACCCGGGCCCGACGGCGGGGCCGGGGGCGGACTCGCGAGCGAGCCGAGTGA
- a CDS encoding TetR/AcrR family transcriptional regulator, translated as MAGVTTATPSPTPRTRLSPAQRRTQLLELGFRLLATHSLDELSIDLLAEEAGISRGLMYHYFGGKQGFYEAVVQHAADDLYARTAPPDHGEPMERLLASLAGYVDYVVANHAGYRSLVKAATGGNDNLRAIYDTTFAALADRFFTADPGGLVIPDTPAVRLLIHAWQAMVEDLVLTWCDSPAGLSREDLLQVITTSLPALIDTLPG; from the coding sequence ATGGCCGGCGTGACGACCGCCACGCCCTCCCCCACTCCGCGCACCCGGCTCTCGCCGGCGCAGCGTCGTACCCAGCTGCTCGAGCTGGGGTTCCGGCTGCTCGCCACGCACTCGCTCGACGAGCTCTCCATCGACCTGCTCGCCGAGGAGGCCGGCATCTCGCGCGGGCTGATGTACCACTACTTCGGCGGCAAGCAGGGCTTCTACGAGGCGGTCGTCCAGCACGCCGCCGACGACCTCTACGCCCGCACCGCTCCCCCGGACCACGGCGAGCCGATGGAGCGGCTGCTCGCCTCGCTCGCCGGGTACGTCGACTACGTCGTCGCCAACCACGCCGGCTACCGCTCCCTGGTGAAGGCGGCGACGGGCGGCAACGACAACCTGCGCGCGATCTACGACACCACGTTCGCGGCGCTCGCCGACCGGTTCTTCACCGCCGACCCCGGCGGCCTGGTCATCCCCGACACCCCGGCCGTGCGCCTGCTCATCCACGCCTGGCAGGCCATGGTCGAGGACCTCGTCCTGACCTGGTGCGACTCCCCCGCCGGGTTGAGCCGCGAGGACCTGCTGCAGGTGATCACGACGTCCCTGCCGGCGCTCATCGACACGCTGCCCGGGTGA